The segment GTACCGGCTCAGTGCAGGCTATGAGACCCGGAGTGAACCGCGCCTCTCCACACTGCTCTATGAGATTCTGGTTACGCTGATGCAGAACTCCGAGCCGCTCCACGGCTCCGTTCCGCTGGAGATCCGGCATTCCATCCGGCTTACCGCCGACAGGATCTATAGTGAATGTGAGCGGCCCTGGACGCTGGAGTCTATGGCCAGACTTGCCGGTTATAGCAGCTACCATTTTCTCCGCCTGTTCCGCAGCATTATGGGCAAGACGCCGAACCGTTATTTGAGCGATTGCCGGATGGCCCGGGCGAAGCTGCTGCTGGCTTCAACCAAGCTGTCCGTTGCGCAAATTGCGCTGCAGAGCGGCTTTCAACAATCCAGCTATTTCATCAAGGTGTTCAGACAGCTCGAAGGGATGCCGCCGAACCAATACAGACGTTCCTTCAACTCGTAGAATCAAGCCTTTTTAGGACCAAGTATTAAGAAAGTTTGTTACATTTATGGCAGAGTTCACGCCGCGATAGCCTTGGTTAGGTGACAGAAAGTTACAAATGGATACAAAGGGTTACAAAGTGGATACAAATTCCACGCGCCAAGCAACTATACTATTGCTAGTAAATACATCTGGAGGGAAATAAATGAGAAAGTATAGAGTTACATATGCTGCATTGCTGGTGAGTTCACTTGTTGCCGGCCAGGTGGCTGGCAGTATCAGTGCGCCTGCTGCACATGCAGCCCCGGCGGCGAAGGCCCCCGCAGTATCCGCTCCGGCGGCATTCAAGTTCAATTCCGTTCCCATGGGTGCCGGAGTGACCGCAGTACTGGAGAATATCAACATATGGAGCCAGTCCAGCGGAAACATATTGTCATACACACTTAAATATACGAATTCCGGCAATTCAAGCGCGAGTCTGATGCATTATTTCTCACGTGTGGTCACTCCGGGAGGATCAGTGCTTCCGGGTAATCCCTTAGGTGCGGACGCCCTGAAGAAGAAGGTCGGCGCCAAAGAAAGCCTTAGCGTGACCTATTATGTAAATGTGGGACAAACCTCCTCCTTGCAGGGGATCAAAATCTCGATGCTGGTCTGGGATGCCAAGACGAAGGGGTATCTGAAGCAGACGGGATCTTTTGGAGTGCCCGCTAATTATTCAACTACGGCTGCAGTTGGAACAAGCCTAAGTACAGTCATGAACGACATTCCCGTCGCGGCCAGTGCAGACTCCCTCCAGCTCTACAAATACAGCGGCAAGGTCTATGCCAAAGTAGGGGTCAGTCTGACCAACAAGGGCAATAAAGTCCTCAGTGATCCGGGCTATTCGGCGTATCTGGTATCTGCGAGCGGCACCTCCTTCGAGCTGGCGCTGAGCGGTACCCAGGCGGATTACAAGATTCAGCCGCAGGAGAAACGGAGCATATATTATATTACGGAAATCCCGGCCTATCTCAAAACAGATAATATGAAGCTGCAATTCACGCAGAGGGACGAGACCACGAAGCTGGAGCTGGCTAAATCTTCTTATAAGCTGCCCGCAGCAAGCTCGCCTAATCTGGTAGTGGGCAGCGGGGTAGTCAAAAAGATTGTAGTCAATAACAACACGGTAGACACGCTGCTCCGCAATGCCAATGTGTACGCACAGGATGCAGATGCGGTATGGACGTTCCAGATGCAGCTTAAGAATACCGGCAACAAGGCGGTAACCCTGCCAAGCTACGACCTGGCGGTCAAATCGGTGAAGGGCAAGGTTTTTCCGGTGAATGCCAAAGGTGTAAGCGGAGTAACCCTCAAGCCGCTAGAGACCAAAATTGTACCGCTTACGGTTCGCGTACCGCTTGAAGTCGATCAATCCGGATTGCAGCTTATGATGATCGAATCCGTAGGCGCAGAGAGCTCAAGTATGCCTGAACCGAGCGGAACCGGC is part of the Paenibacillus sp. FSL M7-0420 genome and harbors:
- a CDS encoding helix-turn-helix transcriptional regulator, which gives rise to MRKHWVLPQPAYAHYVCYPEMLGHYSDFPEHAERRSEGFLNSYNLHMVFGGEGYVFQGGERISMRRGSGFLFPRGAYQQYGSDPGAAWDVRWMHFATAMPLPMLEEADQSRGYFFTFDPGTGYEALFEEMYRLSAGYETRSEPRLSTLLYEILVTLMQNSEPLHGSVPLEIRHSIRLTADRIYSECERPWTLESMARLAGYSSYHFLRLFRSIMGKTPNRYLSDCRMARAKLLLASTKLSVAQIALQSGFQQSSYFIKVFRQLEGMPPNQYRRSFNS